One Nonomuraea angiospora DNA segment encodes these proteins:
- a CDS encoding ABC transporter substrate-binding protein codes for MRTPLPVAVAIVLTLAGCTTGNSSSAPATATLTVAQWTNPGAIEFTKRLNAKFEKAHPGVTVRLQSTATANGAWAQLSNSLLQAKSVDVLARFAPTQGGFPPEYTRIQPAGAAALITAGQLTDLKDQPFMKNYDAATQAAAVGYNGGVYGVMAAGYAAAGAIWYKKDLLAQYGIAVPTTFQEFLDACEKLKKAGKTPIFLSGKVGMQGGIWQGIENQLLMKGREPAESVRVSADRAKAFWDGTQKWTDPIYKEVGARYAKVMQYVVPTASGIDQQTAPGVWAVKTDDYPFLVDGSWDGLTIQQANPKLNLGFFTLPGTDDPAANRVAFKPDLTWVVPASAPHKDLAMQWLAMFSEPENYQEWLKLTGSLSAQPALRNTGLPWMDWLNQHSEGSFTQLTPPWTPAGAPPDAAGPDFYKLAPIGPDSLDTILSRSASAYAKSAGR; via the coding sequence ATGAGAACCCCCCTGCCGGTCGCCGTGGCGATCGTCCTCACCCTCGCCGGGTGCACCACCGGCAACTCCTCGTCCGCCCCCGCGACCGCCACGCTGACCGTCGCCCAGTGGACGAACCCGGGTGCCATCGAGTTCACCAAGCGGCTCAACGCCAAGTTCGAGAAGGCGCACCCGGGCGTCACCGTCAGGCTGCAGAGCACCGCGACCGCCAACGGCGCGTGGGCCCAGCTGTCCAACAGCCTCCTGCAGGCCAAGTCGGTGGACGTGCTGGCCAGGTTCGCCCCGACGCAGGGAGGCTTCCCGCCGGAGTACACCAGGATCCAGCCGGCCGGGGCCGCCGCCCTCATCACGGCGGGCCAGCTCACCGACCTCAAGGACCAGCCGTTCATGAAGAACTACGACGCGGCCACGCAGGCCGCGGCCGTGGGTTACAACGGCGGCGTCTACGGGGTCATGGCCGCCGGCTACGCGGCGGCCGGGGCCATCTGGTACAAGAAGGACCTGCTCGCCCAGTACGGCATCGCCGTGCCGACCACGTTCCAGGAGTTCCTGGACGCCTGCGAAAAGCTCAAGAAGGCGGGCAAGACGCCGATCTTCCTGTCGGGCAAGGTCGGCATGCAGGGCGGCATCTGGCAGGGCATCGAGAACCAGTTGCTGATGAAGGGCCGCGAGCCCGCCGAGTCGGTGCGGGTCTCCGCCGACCGCGCGAAGGCGTTCTGGGACGGCACGCAGAAGTGGACGGACCCGATCTACAAGGAGGTCGGCGCCCGCTACGCGAAGGTCATGCAGTACGTCGTGCCCACCGCCTCGGGCATCGACCAGCAGACCGCGCCGGGGGTGTGGGCGGTCAAGACCGACGACTACCCCTTCCTGGTCGACGGCTCCTGGGACGGCCTGACCATCCAGCAGGCCAACCCGAAGCTGAACCTGGGCTTCTTCACGCTGCCGGGCACCGACGACCCGGCGGCCAACCGGGTGGCGTTCAAGCCGGACCTGACCTGGGTCGTCCCGGCCTCGGCGCCGCACAAGGACCTGGCCATGCAGTGGCTGGCGATGTTCTCCGAGCCCGAGAACTACCAGGAGTGGCTGAAGCTGACCGGCTCGCTGTCGGCGCAACCGGCGCTGCGGAACACCGGCCTGCCGTGGATGGACTGGCTCAACCAGCACAGCGAAGGCTCCTTCACGCAGCTGACGCCGCCGTGGACCCCGGCCGGCGCGCCGCCGGACGCCGCCGGGCCCGACTTCTACAAGCTCGCGCCGATCGGCCCCGACAGCCTGGACACGATCCTGTCCCGTTCGGCCTCCGCCTACGCCAAGTCGGCAGGCCGGTAA
- a CDS encoding carbohydrate ABC transporter permease — protein MAGSPFGTRRTRRWIPWASIAIPGIGWLLFGLYPSLATIGYSFTQYSGLPGTPLNFCGLCNYTAAFTALSAQVWESLKVTLIYVVGVTVLQNLVGLGLALLLNRPGRSYTFYRALIFMPQIFSVAVVATMFALILDPVTGPAEQAWQAVFDSTTAFLGDSSLALPLVMLVNIWMFAGYTMLIYIAGLRNVPKPVYEAAALDGAGRWRSFLHVTWPLLAPATTVNIFLTAMGALGEYALILVMTGGNFGTKTLGLYMFDSAFGGTSQLGYGSMLAMLQFALTVVIGGTLLFTLRRREIQL, from the coding sequence GTGGCCGGCAGTCCCTTCGGAACCCGGCGTACCCGGCGGTGGATCCCGTGGGCGAGCATCGCGATCCCCGGGATCGGGTGGCTGCTGTTCGGGCTCTACCCGTCGCTGGCCACCATCGGATACTCCTTCACGCAGTACTCCGGCCTGCCGGGCACGCCGCTCAACTTCTGCGGGCTGTGCAACTACACGGCGGCGTTCACCGCGCTGTCGGCACAGGTGTGGGAGTCGCTGAAGGTCACGCTGATCTACGTGGTCGGCGTGACCGTGCTGCAGAACCTCGTGGGCCTGGGGCTGGCGCTGCTGCTCAACCGGCCCGGGCGCTCGTACACGTTCTACCGGGCGCTGATCTTCATGCCGCAGATCTTCTCGGTCGCGGTCGTCGCCACGATGTTCGCGCTGATCCTCGACCCGGTCACCGGCCCGGCCGAGCAGGCGTGGCAGGCGGTCTTCGACAGCACGACGGCGTTCCTGGGAGACAGCTCGCTGGCGCTGCCGTTGGTGATGCTGGTCAACATCTGGATGTTCGCCGGGTACACGATGCTGATCTACATCGCGGGCCTGCGCAACGTCCCCAAGCCGGTCTACGAGGCGGCGGCGCTGGACGGGGCCGGGCGCTGGCGGTCGTTCCTGCACGTGACGTGGCCACTGCTGGCCCCCGCCACGACCGTCAACATCTTCCTCACCGCGATGGGCGCGCTCGGCGAGTACGCGCTGATCCTCGTCATGACCGGCGGCAACTTCGGCACCAAGACGCTGGGGCTGTACATGTTCGACTCCGCGTTCGGCGGCACCAGCCAGCTCGGCTACGGCTCGATGCTGGCGATGTTGCAGTTCGCCCTCACCGTGGTGATCGGCGGCACGCTGCTGTTCACCCTGCGCAGGCGGGAGATCCA